The DNA window TGAGATACCGCCGGTGATAAATCGGCGGCGGGCAACGGCCCTGCGGGGTGCGGTTCGGCATCCAGCGCCCAGGCCCGCGAGCGGGTCATCATCACCAGCGGTTCCAGGGTGAGCTGTCCATGATTAAACGTGACCATCCCGGAAACCATTACCACCGGATCGTCTTCTTGCCCCAGCAGCACCGCCATCCGCTCAACGGCAAAAGGTGCGCTGGCAGAAGCGGGGAGCGACAGATGCAGAAGATTATCTTGCCCCTCGCCGCTGATAACCTGCGCATCCAGCGTTTGTCGCGCCGCATCCCAGCCCACGGCAAGGCACGCCTCAATCGGCAAAATAAATAAATTATCCACCTGGTTGAGCGGACGTACGCAGGCCGGGGCGCGTTGATGCAGATATTCGCGCAGCGCCGCCACGCCCGGCTGGCGCAGTGGCGCATTGAGCATAAGCCAGGCGTCCGGGGTGAGCGGAACGTTGCTGCTCAGGCGGTGGCGTGTGCCCAGCAGCAGTTCGCCATTGGCATTACGCCGCGCCGATTGGGAAATGATTTGCCCGCCCGCCAGCGCCCCGGCCTGAAAAGTAAACAGGCGACGCTGCCATGCCGGGCTTTGCACCCGTTCAGCCAGCGGCCAGCTGTGCGATAAATGCAGGATACTGCCGGTGTCCGGATCGCTAAACCAGATGCGTAAACCATACTGGCGGTTATTCTGCCAGCTGCGCATGCCTAAAGAGATAAGCCGCACGTGGTCGAGCTGTGCCTCACCGGCAACGCCCAGACCGACGATGGTGAGCCACGGCAGAGGCGGAACGGCAAGTTGCGCCATGTGTCCGGCGCTTTCAAGGCGGGCGTTAAGTCCGGCGAGCTGAGCGAGTAGCTGCGCGGGGTGATAATAGCTGGCACGCTGCTGGAACGCATCGACTCCCTGGCGAACCTCGTCAAGCGCCCCTTCGACCCAGCGCCAGTTGGCCGCATGCGCTGCACGCTGTGCGCGGGTAAACGCGGCGTCAAGATTGATCGGCGGCTGGCTGATACCGCCTTGCCACAGAAGGTGGCTTAGCTGCTGGAGACTATGCCGACAGGCTTCGCCCTCTGGGGTATCAAATGGACCCCCGCTGGTGGCCACCTTGTGGCTGCGGGTTTGCCAGACCAGATGAGTAAAGCCGGGCTGCTGGGCTTCGGCGTCGGTAAATGCCTGTACCGCCAGCGCCACATGTTCGCACAGCGATCCTTCCACACAATCGCAACGGGCAAAGCGGATGCTGCTGCGGGAGTAAAAACGCACATCGCTCATCGGCAGCTTTGCCGAAGGCATTTCGCCTGGCAAGCAGAACAGCTCCACAGCTAACCCTTTATCCGCTAACTGTTGCGCCCGCTTACGGACGGCGTCGGGTAGGGTTGCCAGCTCTTCCTGCCACAATCCAGGATGCCAGCGCTCGGTATTTTCCGTCGCCTCTTCGGGTACGTCGTCGCTGATATTGGCGCGCTGATAGCTCAGCACCAGCATCACTCGATGGCGGCACATGCCGCTGGCGCCGCAGGTGCAACTGGACTCTTTCAGCGCCTGGTCCTTTGCCAGCCGGGTGCGGATCCCATCGTTAAACAGAGCGGTGAGCGTGCCAGCATCATCCTGCTCCAGCTCGGGAATATTACCGCTATCCAGCTCTTTGATACTGCGTTTAACGAATCCGGCATTGCTCAACGCCATCAGCGCCTGCTCCGTAAGCTCGAGTAGTTCGGGGCGTAAAGGCATCATGATTGCAAATTCTCCGCCAGCCAGGCCGCCAGTTCACCGGGGGTCATCGCGGCGATTTGCGCCCCAACGTTGACCAGAGACTGAGCCATTTCGTGGTCATAACAGGGCGATGCCGTATTGTCTAAGGCCGCCAGCCCGAGGACTTTGATACCGCTTTGCACGCTCTGCTTCACCTGGTGAATCAACAGGGATGTTGCACCGCCTTCAAAAAAATCGCTCACCAGCACGATGACGCTTTTTTGCGGCTGTTCAATGAGCTGCCGGGCATACTCCACCGCCTGGGCGATGTTGGTACCGCCGCCAAGCTGAACTTTCATCAGCAGCTCGACCGGGTCAGCGACGTCGGCGGTGAGATCTACCACGCTGGTATCAAAGGCCACCAGGTGAGTGCGGATACCCGGCAGTTGCCACAAACAGGCCGCCATGACGGCGGAATGAATAACGGAATCCACCATCGAACCGCTCTGATCGACCAGCAAAATCAATTGCCATTTTTCGCTATGGCGCTTAATGCGGCTGATAAACTTCGGTGATTCAATGTACAGCTTGCCGCGCTGCGGGTCCCAGTGCTTCAGGTTAGCGCGCAGAGTATTTTTGAAGTCGAAATTGCGCGCCAGCGGGATGCGCGAGGGACGCTGACGATCGCGTGCGCCGGAAAAGGCCTGACGAACCTCTTTTGCCAGCCGGGCCATGATTTGCTCGACAACCTGGCGTACCAGCTTGCGGGCGGCGTTCAGTACATCCGGATTCATCAGATGTTTGGTATGCAGCACCGCACGCAGCAGGCTTTCGGAAGGTTCGATGCGTTCCAGCACCTCCAGATTAGTCACCACCTCATCAATGCCGTAGCGCAGCACCGCATCACTCTCGAGTCGTTCGATGACCTGTTGCGGAAAAAGCGTATGGATGGCGTTGATCCACTCAGGCGTCGTCAGGTTTGAGCCCTCTAGCCGGCCCTGGCGTTCGCCGCGCTGTAGGCGTTCGGGGTCGCGGCCATATAACCACTCCAGCGCCTGGTCTATTTGGCAGGCGCGTTCGTCAAGCCCGCCAAGACTGTTCTCGGCGGCTTCGCCTAAAATCAGCCGCCAGCGCTGGAGTTCTCGGGTAGTCAGAAGATCGGATAGCGTATGCATTAGTGAATTCCCCAGTGCTGCAGCGCTGCCAGCGCCTGCTGTTCTAACTGCTGATGGCGAGTAAAGCGTTCCGGCGTACAGGGGAGCGGTGCCTGAAGCACATGCGTCGGCAGCATGGTCATGTGATAGTGATCGAGAACCTGACGCGCCAGCGCACCGCGTTCGCGTGGTGGCAGCCAGGCCATCGCCGCGCGTAAATCCGGCAGGGCGAGGATGAACTCATCCTCGGCCAGTTGAGCAAGTAATCCGCTGAATCCGGCGATAAACGCGGGCTGGCAGGCCAACTGATGGCGGGCTAGCGCCAGCATGCCGTGCACAGCTTCCCCCAGCCGCTGCGACGGCAACTGCGCCAATAACGTCAGGGCCGCTTCAGCAGTTGCTGCGGGATGCTCAAGGCGAAGCAGTGCGCCGAGCGCCGCACCGCGGTCGAGCGGGGCGGCATCGAACGCTCTTATACGCCGTTCAAATAACGCCAGGGCGGCACTGAGCGACACGCCAGGTAAAACGCTGCCGTTTTGCATATCGCGTAGAATATGGCACAGCGTCTGCCAGCTATGCAGATGGGCGTGAAACTGCGCCTCTTCGGCAACGCCACTGGACTCGCAGAGCCATAGCGTCCTGTCAAGCGCCGCGCAGAGCGTTGTTTGCAGCACCACGGCATCCTGCATACCGCTGATTTCGTCCAGACGCCACAGCGCATAAAGCACCTCCAGAGCCGGGCCCATTTCGGCGAACTGGCTCTCCCCGGCAATAAGCTGCGCCAACTGATTTAGCATCTGCTGGCTGAAAGTAGATAGCCCCGCCAGTGCCGCCTGGTTCAGGCTGGCGGCCAGGCTACGGATGCCGATGGAATCCAGCATGTCTACCTCAAGCCGCTGGCGCGCGGCCTCTGCCAGGGAGGCACCGTAGCAGGCGGCTTCAATCAGCGCGGCATGCTGTTCCAGCGGACGAAACAGCGACCAGCACTCTTCGCCGTCACCGGAAAGCGTCATTGCGCTGCCCTGTCGCCGCTGGATCCCTGGAATATCGAGAATGGCCAGTCGGTGCAGTACCTGACTTTGCGCTAATCCCCCGGGCTCAAAGCGGTTGAGAGTCAGGCTACCGGACAGGGTAATATCGACCCGAGCCAGCTCGCGCTCCACATCCAGCGGCAGCGGAGGTTGAGGCGTTCCCAACGCCAGCTTGCCGAAGCCAGAACCCGCCAGCGCATCGACCATTGTCAGCAGGATCGGGTCGGTATCCGGATGAATCACGCCGCGATAGCTCCACGGCATCCGGGCATTCAGCGCTTCTTTAATGAGCGACCCCGCCAGCGCATCAAGC is part of the Klebsiella huaxiensis genome and encodes:
- a CDS encoding vWA domain-containing protein, producing the protein MHTLSDLLTTRELQRWRLILGEAAENSLGGLDERACQIDQALEWLYGRDPERLQRGERQGRLEGSNLTTPEWINAIHTLFPQQVIERLESDAVLRYGIDEVVTNLEVLERIEPSESLLRAVLHTKHLMNPDVLNAARKLVRQVVEQIMARLAKEVRQAFSGARDRQRPSRIPLARNFDFKNTLRANLKHWDPQRGKLYIESPKFISRIKRHSEKWQLILLVDQSGSMVDSVIHSAVMAACLWQLPGIRTHLVAFDTSVVDLTADVADPVELLMKVQLGGGTNIAQAVEYARQLIEQPQKSVIVLVSDFFEGGATSLLIHQVKQSVQSGIKVLGLAALDNTASPCYDHEMAQSLVNVGAQIAAMTPGELAAWLAENLQS
- a CDS encoding SWIM zinc finger family protein; its protein translation is MMPLRPELLELTEQALMALSNAGFVKRSIKELDSGNIPELEQDDAGTLTALFNDGIRTRLAKDQALKESSCTCGASGMCRHRVMLVLSYQRANISDDVPEEATENTERWHPGLWQEELATLPDAVRKRAQQLADKGLAVELFCLPGEMPSAKLPMSDVRFYSRSSIRFARCDCVEGSLCEHVALAVQAFTDAEAQQPGFTHLVWQTRSHKVATSGGPFDTPEGEACRHSLQQLSHLLWQGGISQPPINLDAAFTRAQRAAHAANWRWVEGALDEVRQGVDAFQQRASYYHPAQLLAQLAGLNARLESAGHMAQLAVPPLPWLTIVGLGVAGEAQLDHVRLISLGMRSWQNNRQYGLRIWFSDPDTGSILHLSHSWPLAERVQSPAWQRRLFTFQAGALAGGQIISQSARRNANGELLLGTRHRLSSNVPLTPDAWLMLNAPLRQPGVAALREYLHQRAPACVRPLNQVDNLFILPIEACLAVGWDAARQTLDAQVISGEGQDNLLHLSLPASASAPFAVERMAVLLGQEDDPVVMVSGMVTFNHGQLTLEPLVMMTRSRAWALDAEPHPAGPLPAADLSPAVSQTGLLLQRCQEVLIQLLHNGLRYQQQNLFREASTLADELAEQGFNQLARLLRQLHENKSAIADNTLNKLSLLYLQLQMAQY
- a CDS encoding DUF5682 family protein, yielding MPEQPLIIGVRHHSPACARLVKEQIEQTRPRYVLIEGPADFNHRLDELFLPHQLPIAIYSYCQHQDGGTAGRGAWTPFAEFSPEWQALLAARATGAHVRFIDLPVWAQSDDDEENADTRRADDQQRLLQASGMENTDTLWDHLFEDETQRADLKQALETYFIRLRGDESGGENNHQREVFMARWLAWAMRQNDGTVVVVCGGWHAPALAAQWRNCPAQTQEPECPPSPTPDTITGCYLTPYSEKRLDVLAGYLSGMPAPVWQKWCWQLGQQQAGEQLLKNLLTRLRQRRLPASTADLAAAHLRAMALAQLRGHAQPLRCDWLDALAGSLIKEALNARMPWSYRGVIHPDTDPILLTMVDALAGSGFGKLALGTPQPPLPLDVERELARVDITLSGSLTLNRFEPGGLAQSQVLHRLAILDIPGIQRRQGSAMTLSGDGEECWSLFRPLEQHAALIEAACYGASLAEAARQRLEVDMLDSIGIRSLAASLNQAALAGLSTFSQQMLNQLAQLIAGESQFAEMGPALEVLYALWRLDEISGMQDAVVLQTTLCAALDRTLWLCESSGVAEEAQFHAHLHSWQTLCHILRDMQNGSVLPGVSLSAALALFERRIRAFDAAPLDRGAALGALLRLEHPAATAEAALTLLAQLPSQRLGEAVHGMLALARHQLACQPAFIAGFSGLLAQLAEDEFILALPDLRAAMAWLPPRERGALARQVLDHYHMTMLPTHVLQAPLPCTPERFTRHQQLEQQALAALQHWGIH